A genomic segment from Necator americanus strain Aroian chromosome III, whole genome shotgun sequence encodes:
- a CDS encoding hypothetical protein (NECATOR_CHRIII.G10154.T1), with protein sequence MKNTENSRLYLLKIGSCSDVPKVSVETTLWSSCRDRNRSIPHGIRAFYHGAVDGPLHVQKFVETIVALVLKTYVRFFKAVLSEEDVEDMQQTY encoded by the coding sequence ATGAAGAACACCGAAAATAGTCGACTTTATCTTCTAAAGATCGGTTCGTGTTCAGATGTACCAAAAGTTTCCGTAGAAACAACACTTTGGAGTAGCTGCCGGGATAGGAACCGAAGTATCCCTCATGGCATTCGAGCATTCTATCACGGAGCCGTCGATGGACCGTTGCATGTgcagaaatttgtggaaacCATTGTAGCATTAGTCCTCAAGACATACGTTCGATTCTTCAAAGCTGTTCTAAGCGAAGAAGATGTAGAAGATATGCAGCAAACGTATTGA